A stretch of DNA from Gymnodinialimonas sp. 57CJ19:
CAGCTTTGATCGTCGCGGAGATGAATTGACGGCCGTTCTGAATTACCAGGACAAGTTGATTGGAAACCAGTTGTTGCCGGCGATCCACGGGGGGGCCACGGCCTCGTTCCTGGAGGTCACGGCAATCGTGGAGTTGGGGTTTCATCTGTTGTGGGACGAGATCGAGACAGGGCGATTGGATGCCGACAGCCTGACGCCCGAGACCTTGCCCGGTATGCCCAAGACGATTGATTTTACCGTAGATTACCTGCGCGCGGGTCTGCCACGCGATGCCTACGCGCGCGCGACGGTCAACCGATCGGGGCGGCGCTATGCCAGCGTTCATGTGGAGGCGTGGCAGGACAATCGCCAGAAGCTGTTTGCCCAGGCGACGGGACATTTCCTGATGCCTGCCAGCAAGGATAGCGGGACAGGTTAGGGGCCGATGACCACGCCAG
This window harbors:
- a CDS encoding PaaI family thioesterase — its product is MARPRPEPVHVVKERRDRALAALVSGVPYISTMGISFDRRGDELTAVLNYQDKLIGNQLLPAIHGGATASFLEVTAIVELGFHLLWDEIETGRLDADSLTPETLPGMPKTIDFTVDYLRAGLPRDAYARATVNRSGRRYASVHVEAWQDNRQKLFAQATGHFLMPASKDSGTG